The genomic stretch CCTGCCCCGTCACGCCGGACGCGCCGGGGGAGCAGAGCCAGGCGACGGCGCTGGCGACCTCGTCGGGGCGGATGAGCGAGCCGCGGGGGATCACGCGGGTGAGCATCTGCCGCGCCTCGTCCTCGGTCTTTCCCAGGCTGCGCACCAGGTTGCCGGCGGCGGCCTTGGCCATGTCGGTGTCGGTGTAGGCGGGGCAGACGGCGTTCACCGTGATCCCCAGCTTCGCCGTCTCCAGCGCCAGCGCGCGCGTCAGGCCCACGACGCCGTGCTTGGCCGCGCAGTACGCCGCGGTCTTCGGGTAGCCGCGCAGCCCCGCCGTCGAGGCCACGTTCACCACGCGGCCCCAGCGCGCTTCCGCCATGGCCGGGATCACCTCGCGGGTACAGAGATAGGTGCCCGTCAGGTTCACCGCCAGCATGCGGTCCCACACCTCGCGCGGCATCTCCGCGAACCCGGCGGCCTCCGCCTGCCCGGCGTTGTTGACCAGGACGTGCACCTCGCCGAGCGCCTCCCGCGCGCGCCCGAACGCCTCCGCGACCGAGGCCTCGTCCGCCACGTCGCACGCGAGCGCGGCCACGCGCGCGCCGAACGCCTCCCGCAGCGCGGCCGCGTGCGCCTCCAGGCGGGCGAGGTCGCGCCCGAGCAGCGTCAGGCCGGCCCCGAGCCGCGCCAGCTCCTCCGCCACCGCCGCGCCGATCCCCCGCCCCCCGCCGGTGACGACGGCGTGCTTTCCGGCCAGGTATCTCGAATCCGCCAAACGCCCTCCCCCCTCCCGCGTCCGCGGAAGACTGCCCTCCGCGCACCGAGCCTCCTGTCGCAAGCCTCGCCCGCACGGACCCCACCTCCACGCCGAAGCTGGCCGGCGAGGCTTCCTGCAGTTGTTGCCGCGGCTTCAGC from Longimicrobium sp. encodes the following:
- a CDS encoding SDR family NAD(P)-dependent oxidoreductase; translation: MADSRYLAGKHAVVTGGGRGIGAAVAEELARLGAGLTLLGRDLARLEAHAAALREAFGARVAALACDVADEASVAEAFGRAREALGEVHVLVNNAGQAEAAGFAEMPREVWDRMLAVNLTGTYLCTREVIPAMAEARWGRVVNVASTAGLRGYPKTAAYCAAKHGVVGLTRALALETAKLGITVNAVCPAYTDTDMAKAAAGNLVRSLGKTEDEARQMLTRVIPRGSLIRPDEVASAVAWLCSPGASGVTGQALAVAGGEV